The Aphelocoma coerulescens isolate FSJ_1873_10779 chromosome 8, UR_Acoe_1.0, whole genome shotgun sequence genome contains the following window.
CTCAGCGTGCATtcagttattttcattttcagtccATACAATTTCCCTGCCTGTGAATGAAAACTACCCAAGCAGCCTCTGAGTTTTCACCACAGCATTAACCCAATCCTAAGTGACTGAAATAGGCTGGCATAATACATTCCTTTCCAGTTACAGAGTATAGAATTCAGGCTTGATGTGACCCTCTCTTTTGAAGTGAATAAATTCACTCTCAACACCAGGTAGTTTGTTTTCCACATTTCCTAGGTAGACATGGTTATCACTGTAGCACAACCATGTAGCTCAGAAAAGcggttatttttaaatttaaaaaaaattaattaaatgttcacttctttttacattattttctgtaaaaacaTGCTATTTGACCTGATTACATGCACATCACTGTGTGATATTAAATCTTGGTTCCACCAGGAGCTTGTTACTAACAGATATCTTATTAATGTCCCCTAAAATATAGATTTTTGAATTGTTTGGAAGGTCAACATCCAAGATGGTATCGACTTTCATTATTTCCTCCCAGACAGTCTAATGGATTAGAAGCCAACCAATACAGCCAAGTTTACTAAATAATTCTCATACTCACTTTCTTTAGCCAGCCTCCAGTGCAGAAAGAGCCATGTGTGTGTGAGCATGGGGCAGTCAGGCACAAGCTTTGAGTACAGACACGCTGTGTGTACaagctcttttttttgtgtctgCCCTTAACCACCTTGTTACCCTGGCAAATGGAAAACTGAAACATCCATCATTCCTAACCTTGTGCTGAACTTCCTGAAGGCAGAACTGGGGGGGAGATTATGTCTtcatttcatttattattaaATGTTCTTCagctcagaaaatattttactagGTTATATTTTAGTTTATGCCCAAAAACCATAACTGTGCTTCAAAAGatgtaaatacaaaaaatatatcAATAAAATTTTATGGgtatatttttacatatttatatTACTCTTCAATAAGGAGAGGTTCCTTCAGTGAAGGTGACAATCAATCTTCAACATAAGCCTGAATCCCCTGGAGCTACTATGAAGTTTGGAGCATTTGTTCTTGTGCTCTGATGACAAGGAGAGTTGTGCAATTATTTGCATTAATGCATTTGTTTTTTCTGATTTCAGCATGTGGCAAATTGATGAAAATCACAGGCCCCATTACAGTGAAGATATCTGGAACCCGATTTGGAGCCTGGATGACAGATCCATTGGCATCAGAGAAAAATAATCGAGTATGTTAAGGCATTATCTTCGTGTCCTGGAGTCTTACTTGGTTTCTTTTAATCCTTTAAAAGATACTTTCCCTTTAAAAGATACTCTCAAGCATGTTGCTTCTACTTCAGTCATTTTCACACTCAAACATCTTCAGAGAAAAAGCAACAGTATTTTTGGAAAAACATCCAAAGACAAAAGTTAACTGAGCGCTTTTGTGGTGTTTCCTTCAAATTTTTCAGGCTTGACAAACATCTGAACTGACaacacaatttttttattttgtaacatATTTAAGTGTGCTTGGGTCTTTTAAGAACCAGAGTAATCCAAAACAAACATCAACACTTTTACCCAAGAGCAGGACCCATAATGCAGCACAGTTAAAATTGGCAGAATCAGGTCCCAGATAGGCTCTAATCAGACAATTTGCTCCATCATACCCAAGTTATGgtattgttttgttgtttgatcTGCAATAGTATCTCAAATTGGCCACAGTTTTGAGAAGGTGCTCTCTCCATCAAAGGCCTTTGGAAGTCAAAACACTAGGTGTCATTTGTATGAGATCCACAACATTAATTTTttgaatacagaaaaaaaccaaaggcaACAGAAAAGGCAACATAAAAATGACAACAAATAAAGATTTATGTGCAGCTCTCTTCTGCCCACTGTGTTCATGCAGGTTTGCTACTTAGTCCAGAAATCTCAATTACCTTTAGGAGAGCAGCAAACTCTGAGAAactaaaaggagaaaaggaaaaatgcatgaaggagaaaaatggaggaaTGAAAGTTCCATACAGAACATTAAAAAGAAGTAATAATTCTgctttaaggggaaaaaatggcttTGAAACTTTACTAGTTTCTTTGCTattgtttttgtttcctttactAAGAAAAGACTATTTTTCTTTGAATAGAGATTCAGCTGAAAAAAGTTTAACCACATTTATTCCTAAGTATAAATTCAAGTTTATCTCACGTGCCATTTCCCATCTCTGTCTTGGATTATTAGTCTCTAGAAATATCTTTAAGCAAGCACCATATAGCAGAGgcccaaacactgaaaaatccaGAATTAAATTTCTCTGAAAATGCAGACACTGTAGTTAGTAACAGTTGTATTGAGAGTTCACCTGTCGAGGTAAGTTTTGATTCACAAATTAAAGAGTTCCTCCTGAATTTGTAACAGAAATGTGGGCAATATTGCACTTTGACAGCCTGCTGCACATCTAaaacttgttttccttctttttctgcaaTGTCTCCATCATGCCATATCATGATCACATACCACACACTGTGTTCAAGATGTTTACTCCcagtctttgttttcttcccagGTCTGGTACATGGATAGCTACACTAACAATAAAATTGTCCGCGAATACAAATCAATCGCAGACTTCGTCAGTGGGGCTGAATCAAGGACATACAACCTTCCATTCAAATGGGCAGGAACCAACCACGTTGTCTACAATGGCTCCCTCTATTTCAACAAGTATCAGAGCAACATCATCATCAAGTACAGCTTTGACACGGGGCGGGTGCTGGCACAGCGTAGCCTCGAGTACGCTGGCTTTCACAATGTCTACCCTTACACCTGGGGTGGCTTCTCTGATATCGACCTGATGGCAGATGAAATTGGGCTGTGGGCTGTGTATGCCACCAACCAGAATGCAGGCAACATTGTCATCAGCCAGCTAAACCAGGATACACTGGAGGTGCTGAAGAGCTGGAGCACAGGCTACCCAAAGAGAAGTGCTGGAGAATCCTTCATGATCTGTGGCACCTTGTACGTTACTAACTCGCACTTAACAGGAGCCAAGGTCTACTATTCCTATTCCACAAAAACATCCACTTATGAGTACACAGACATTCCTTTCCATAATCAGTATTTTCATATATCCATGCTTGACTACAATGCAAGAGATAGAGCTCTCTATGCCTGGAATAATGGACATCAAGTCCTGTTTAACGTCACCCTTTTCCACGTCATTAAAACTGAGGATGACGcataattttctttcccttacCTCCCTCCCTCAAAGCAGTCTCATTTGTGATTAACTCTAAAAGCATCCATCTCTCTCAGTTCCttttaatttacatttctttcttcattaaaCAAAAGCAACATTTTCTACTATGTAATGCATTTTAATATGGCTGAACCTGTCAAAAATGACCtgtcagaaataaaaagcatcTTAACTCATGATTCAGCAAGGTCTGTCAAGACCTTGTCTTGAAAAGCACTAAAGAGAATTTAAATGGCTAAAGACAGTTTTAAAAGATTATGATCTGCCTTATTTTAGAGTCAGAGACTAATGGTGGCTTAAATGCATGAATGTCtttttttacctcttttttttttttaatatattgctTAACTTCAGGAAACATTTCGGTAGTGTCAGACACATATTGcacattgtatttttttatttattccaaaAGAAAGATTTAGGAATTTAATTTACTTAGACAAGGAGTATGATTCATTTTGCCATCATCCAATTTCAGATGTGGTGCTGTACAGTATGTTTTTAAATCTCTTGCAAACATTTTATCAACAGTATGTATTTCTACCATTGTAACCACCATTGTGCAATTGTATCTCTTCACTTACGTGAAAGTAAACTAAGTActattttttataaaatatattgaaGCTGAATTGCAGTTCTGGCTATGAGTCAATTGAAAGTGGTAAAAATCTGATAAAAGCTTGTTATTTCTGAGAAAGACCAGTAGCTTCTCAGATGCATGATTTCTATTCTCAGCTTTGCTTCCTAGATCCCCTCCTTCACTAGTGGTGCTTACTGGCACATTTTCAACTTTGAAGCGTCACACCAGTTCCAGCTTTACAATTGTTTGCCTTGTCCAGCCTGCTGCAGGCTTCACTCTCTCTCAATCTCTTTTTTGCCTActttcctccctcccaccaTTTGACTGCCCCTGTTGATGCCTATCCCTGCTCTGGGCTTTACAAGTGAGAAGCTGGAAGGGGCTGGTGCCCAGCAGCTGAGCGTGGGAGTGCAGCCGAGAGTGCCGTGTTTGAACTGCTCTGGGCCACTGAGGAGCAATGGTACAAGCCAAGCTGCTCTCCTTTTTCTGCCTGTCTTCTTACTCATAACAGGAGAACATCTGTCTGTTGACAAAACTCTTCTCTGGGATGACAGTAATCACAGAAAATACAACAGGGAAGGTGCAAAGCCCAGATGATCAGTGTGGCCCCTGGTAGCCACCATAATTCCTGTTAGGAAACAACACTGAGGCCAACCTCTTGCAAAGAGGTTTGGGATCTTCTGGCAGCAGAATTGCTACACCCATACTGATGCCTTCAAGAAACAAGTATTTCTGAAAGCTGTGTGGGTTGCTGTACTGTCTCGTTAGAAActggggggcagggagaggtgtgCATATTTTATTGAGAAAAAAGGAACGAGGTGCTATTTATCTCTTGGCATAAATGGAAAGAAAGTAACATTAAGCACTAGTAATCAGACTTTTTTATTAGCTGGGCTCTAACATAATGCAAAAAGACAGGTATCTGAAAAATTCTGTGAAAGCTGTGTTTCTTACACTATCTGAGCTCCTATTCTTTATATCCTTTGAAACTGAAAAGccagacattttattttctggttcTTCTAATGGACCAGCTGAGACCACCTTAAGGCTCaataatgttttcattattaTAAATATGtgtctatatatatttacaaGTATGCTATATAAGCCCACGTGAAGCCGAACAAATTGCCTTATTTTTCAAACCAgttgcaaaatgaaaaaaaaaaaatgctaataaGGTTTCAAGAActgattaaggaaaaaaaaacaaaaacattatgACATGACCAGAGAAAAGTTACTTTCTTGCTTCCCTCTCCTGTCTAGATGAAATGGTAGCTATTACCCCATACAATCAGTTACACTGAATTTGGAGAGACTCAGTTCAGCTAAATAGACAAATTAAACCACTTCCCTCCTGTAACCAACTTTCCTGTATTGACAATGAAACCTCCTCTGTGACATGTGAAAATGTATATGACTACTCattaaaaaaggtattttatgTCATACAGGGATGTTTTATGAAAATGGATTATGTTCTGATTTTTATCAAAagccataaaaaaaccccagcctttCTCCTGTATAGAGTAACTTCAACAAAATACAAGTTTTATCAACCAGTACAGCATTTGTAAAAACATTAGTCAT
Protein-coding sequences here:
- the OLFM3 gene encoding noelin-3 — encoded protein: MRAPASILNLLLLSLLAGLDPSKTQISPKEGWQVYSSAQDPDGRCICTVVAPEQNLCSRDAKSRQLRQLLEKVQNMSQSIEVLNLRTQRDFQYVLKMETQMKGLKAKFRQIEDDRKTLMTKHFQELKEKMDELLPLIPVLEQYKTDAKLITQFKEEIRNLSTVLTGIQEEIGAYDYEELHQRVINLETRLRDCMKKLTCGKLMKITGPITVKISGTRFGAWMTDPLASEKNNRVWYMDSYTNNKIVREYKSIADFVSGAESRTYNLPFKWAGTNHVVYNGSLYFNKYQSNIIIKYSFDTGRVLAQRSLEYAGFHNVYPYTWGGFSDIDLMADEIGLWAVYATNQNAGNIVISQLNQDTLEVLKSWSTGYPKRSAGESFMICGTLYVTNSHLTGAKVYYSYSTKTSTYEYTDIPFHNQYFHISMLDYNARDRALYAWNNGHQVLFNVTLFHVIKTEDDA